In one Gopherus evgoodei ecotype Sinaloan lineage chromosome 1, rGopEvg1_v1.p, whole genome shotgun sequence genomic region, the following are encoded:
- the KCNE1 gene encoding potassium voltage-gated channel subfamily E member 1, which yields MGTLSNDTALNSLLSKLLQEYVDRTNNSASSQAEKPSDNLEIIYVLLLLGFFGFFTFGTMFSNIRSKKLEHSNDPYNMYIERNIWHKLDEANFHAKIVESYKSCCVFENQLAVEQPINQIPQVKTS from the coding sequence ATGGGAACGCTGTCTAACGATACAGCACTGAATTCACTCCTCTCCAAATTATTACAAGAATATGTAGACCGGACAAATAACTCTGCATCTTCTCAGGCTGAAAAACCCAGTGACAATCTGGAAATCATCTATGTGCTCTTGTTGCTTGGTTTCTTTGGCTTTTTCACATTTGGAACAATGTTTAGCAACATCCGCTCCAAAAAGCTTGAGCACTCAAACGACCCATACAATATGTACATTGAAAGAAATATTTGGCATAAGCTGGATGAAGCAAATTTTCATGCAAAAATTGTGGAAAGTTATAAATCGTGCTGTGTGTTTGAAAACCAGCTCGCTGTGGAGCAACCTATCAATCAGATTCCTCAGGTGAAGACTTCATAG